The DNA sequence CGGGACGGTCTTGCCGAGGGCATCGAGGTTGTGGTTGCTCGTGTCCTTGAGGTACGCCATGACGTAGTTGCAGAAGTACGGTTCGCTCGACGCCGCGCAGTTGCTGAGCGGGTCCTTCTTCTTGAGCATCTTCGCCAGCGGGATGGCCTTGGCGGCCTTCCAGTCCTTGTCGTTGATGATGCCGAGCTCGTGCATGCGGTCGAGGACGACGTTGCGGCGGGCCTGGGCACGCTCGGGACCGTTGTTGAACGGGTCGGTGCGGCTCGGGTTCTGCACCAGGCCGGCCAGGGTGGCGGCCTGCGGCAGGTTGAGCTTGCTCGCGGGGACCGAGAAGTAGTGCTCGGCCGCCGCCTGGATGCCATACGCGAGGTCTCCGTAGTAGGCGAGGTTGAGGTAGCCCGCGAGGATCTGGTCCTTGGTCATCTCCTTCTCGAGGGTGACCGCGTACTTGATCTCCTGGATCTTGCGGGCCGCGCTGACCCGGACCGCGGCGTCGGCCGCCTCCTTGTCGTTGTTCCGCAGGGCGTTCTCCTGCAGCGTCAGCTTCACGTACTGCTGCGTCAGCGTGGACGCACCCTGGACGTCGTGGCCCTGGAAGTTCGACACGGCGGCGCGGGTGATGCCCCGCGGATCGACGCCGCCGTGCTCGTAGAACCGGCTGTCCTCGATCGCGACCTGGGCCTTCCGCATGATCGGCGCGACCTGGTCGAGGCGGACGATGACCCGGTTCTCCTCCTGCGGCGTCGCCAGCACCCGGCCGCGGGCGTCGACGATGCGTGACTGCTGCGACAGCGGTGACGTGCTGAACTCGCTCGGCAGGTCGTCGAAGGCCTTCACGCCCGCGGTGGCGACACTGCCGGTCGCGCCGACGGCGGGGATGAGCAGTCCGGCCGCCAGCAGGCCCATGACCAGCGCCGTGGCGACGAAGGCTCCGAGCAGGCTGACGACGTTCCCGAGGTTGGCGGCGCGTCCAGGCATGTGCCAAGGGTAACTGCCGATTCGTCCCGGTCCCGGGTGGCGGGACGCCGGGGTCCCGGGCAGGGCGGCGGCGGGGTTCGCGCAACGTGCCACGACAGGGCTGGTCAGGACCACGAAACGGTGTGGTTCGCAATGACTAGTCCCTTCGGTCATCGCAGAACTACACGAATGGACCATGTCCCGGAACCGCCCGAATTCCTATCGTTTTCGAACGTCGACAACGACGTCAGACGCACGGAAACGCGTCTGGAGCACAGCTGGAGGGGCACCAGGATGACGATCGCACCGGAGCAGGACATGCGGCAGCGTCCCCACGGGTCCGCGTGGGTCGACGACTGGGCGCCGCTGGGTGCGTGCTCCACGTCGGACCCGGACGCACTCTTCGTCCAGGGCGCGGCCCAGCAGACCGCCAAGGTCGTCTGCCAGCGCTGCCCGGTGATCGCCGAGTGCCTGGCCGACGCGCTGGACAACCGCACCGAGTTCGGCGTCTGGGGTGGCATGACCGAGCGCGAGCGCCGGGCCCTGCTCAAGCGCCGGCCCAACATCACCTCGTGGGCGGCCCTGTTCGCCCAGCACCGCTCGGCCCAGATCGAGACCGCCTGACCCTCGCGCCACCCGGCGCCGGCGCCGCCGGAGCTCGCCAGCGCTGACCGCGCGACCGCTCCGGCGTCGCGACCGCTCCGGTCGGCCCGGTGCGCTCAGCGTGCGGTGAGGGCCGAGCCCATCGTCCGCAGGCCGTCCAGGTCGTGGATGTCGCCACCGCTGGCCGGCACCTCGACCACCGGTATGCCGGGGTGCCCCGCGGTGAAGCGCCGCACCAGCCGCTCCTGCCGCTCGGCCGTCTCGGCCAGGTCCGCGTGCAGCCGCAGCAGGTCCTGCGTCACCTCCGCGCTCGCCGACCGGGGCTCCAGCGTGGTGAGCTGGTCGAGGGCGGCCCGCGCCTGCGGCGCGGAGATGGCCGCCGCCACGCGCTGGATCCGGTTCACGACGAGGCCGGCGAGCGGCATACCCTCCTCGTCCAGCCGGCCGGCGAAGAACGAGGCCTCGCGCAGCGCGTCCCGCTCGGGCGCCGCCACCACGAGGAACGCGGTCTCGGGCCGCTTGAGCAGCGCGTAGGTCTGGTCGGCCCGCTCGCGGAAGCCGCCGAACATGGTGTCCAGCGCGGCCACGAACGTCTGCACGTCCTGCAGGAGCTGGCCGCCGAGCAGCTTCGACATCGTGCTCGTGACCATGCCGACGCCCATGCTGAACACCTTGAGCCCGGCGCGCCCGCTGGCCTTGGCCGGCGTCGAGATGAGCCGGATGAAGCGGCCGTCGAGGAACGAGCCGAGCCGCTTGGGCGCGTCGAGGAAGTCCAGCGCCGAGCGGGACGGCGGGGTGTCGACGATGACGAGGTCCCAGCGGCCGTCGCGGTCGGCCTGCGCCCGCAGCTGGCCCAGCTTCTCCATGGCCATGTACTCCTGCGTTCCGGCGAAGGAGCTGGAGACGGCCTGGTAGAAGGGGTTGGCGAGGATCTGCGCGGCCTTCTCGGGGGTGGCGTGCTGCTCGACCACCTCGTCGAAGGTGCGCTTCATGTCGAGCATCATCGCGTCGAGTGACCCGCCCATCGAGGTGTCGACGCCGGACACCGGTCGGGGCGTGTTGTCGAGCTCGGTGAGCCCGAGCGACTGGGCGAGCCGGCGGGCCGGGTCGATCGTGAGGACGACGACCTTGCGCCCCTGCTCGGCCGCCCACAGGCCGAGCGCCGCCGCGGTGGTGGTCTTGCCGACGCCGCCGGCGCCGCAGCAGACCACGATCCGGGTCGCGGGGTCGCGCACGAGGGAGGCGACGTCGAAGCCGTTCGCGGCGCCGCGGGCGCCCGTGCCGGCCACGTCAGACCAGCCCCTGCTCGGCGGCGGCGCCGGCCAGCAGCGCGATGCCACCGGACTCGACGCCCTCGGGCAAGTACGGCAGGCGGGCCACGAGACGGCCCTGCTCCCGGACGACCTCGGCCAGCCGCTCCTCGAGGTCGAGCCGGTCGCGGTACTCGCGCGCCTCGGTGACCAGCGCTGCAGCCATCCCGTTGGTGACGGCCACCCCTGCGGCCTTGAGGTCGGACGCCACGCCGGTCGTGGGGCGCGAGCGCCCGATGGCGCGCAGGGTGGGCTCGGACAGCAGCGGCTCGCGGACCTGGTTGACGACGATCGCCCCCAGGGGCAGCTGGGCCGACCGCAGCTCGGCGAGGGCGTCGACGGTCTCCTGCACCGGCATCTCCTCGAGCAGGGTGACGACGTGCACGGCCGTGGTGTGGCTGCGCACCATGCGGGTGATCGAGTCGGCCTGGCTGCGGATCGGGCCGACCCGGGCCACGTCGGCCACCTCGGCGTTGACGTTGAGGAAGCGCACGACCCGGCCCGTGGGCGGGGCGTCCAGCACGACGGCGTCGTAGGCGAGCTCGCCGTGCGGCCGGCCCGAGCGCGTGTCGCGGCCGCCCGCCCGACGGCCCGCCGCCTCGTAGACCTTGCCGATGAGCAGCACGTCGCGGACGCCGGGAGCGATGGTCGTGGCGAAGTCGATGGCGCCGAACTTCTCCAGCACCGACCCGGCGCGGCCCGCCTTGTAGAACTTCTGGAGGTACTCCAGCAGCGACTCCTTCGGGTCCACCGACAGGCCCCACACCTCACCGCCGCTGCGGTCGTGCAGGATCCGGGTCTCGGTGTGCCCGAGCGGCGGCACGTCGAACGTCTGCGAGATCCCCTGCCGTCCCTCGACCTCGGCGATGAGGACCCGGCGTCCCTGACGGGCCAGCGCGACGGCGACGGCCGACGCGACGGTGGTCTTGCCGGTGCCGCCCTTGCCCGTGACGACGTGCAGCCGCACGTGGGACAGGTCGGGGTGGGCCATGCGGCAAGCCTAGGAGGCGAGCAGGTCGACCGCTGCGAGCACCTGCCCGAAGGCGGGGTGCTCGGGGTCGATGAGCCCGTAGTGACCCCCGTCCGCCACCGGGCGCAGGCGCACCGAAGGCCCGTGGTGCGCCGCGGCATACCGCTCGCTGAGCTCGAACGGCACGACGTCGTCGTCGCGGGCGTGGACGACGAGGGCGGGCACGTTCGGGCCGAGCCGCACGGGGTCGGCCGCGGCGTAGGCCTCGGGGACCTGCTCCGGGGTGCCGCCGAGGAAGGCCTGGATGGCGTCCCCGCCGACGTCGGTGGCCTGACCGTGCGCCAGGTCGAGGACGCCGGCGAGGCTGACCACGCCGCGCAGCCCGTGCGCCCACGGCTGGGCCGCCGCCCAGGCGACGAGCTGGCCGCCTGCCGAGTGCCCGACCATCACGATCGGGGAGCGGCCCACCTGCGGGTCGCTGCGGATCGCGGCCAGGGCGTCGCGGACGTCCTCGGCGGTGCCCGGCCAGCCCCCGCCGGGGACGCCCGGGCGGCGGTACTCGACGACCGCGACGGGGTAGCCCGCGTCGGCGAAGGCCTGCGCCTGCCGGCTCGCGTGCGCCCGGTCGTACTCCGCGCGCCAGAAGCCGCCGTGCACGACGACGACCGTGAGGCCGCGGGTCGCGTGGGCCGGCAGCCGCACGTCGTACACCTGGTCGGGGTGCTCGCCGTATGCCGTGGTGCGGGCCGGCGGCGCGGCCCGTTCGTCGAGCACCTCGATGGGGTCACGGGCCATGGCGACCATCCTCTCAGCGGTGGCTAGGCTGCGACACATGAAGAAGTTCGAGTACGCCACGGTGCCGCTCATCGTGCACGCGACCAAGCAGATCCTCGACCAGTGGGGCGAGGACGGCTGGGAGCTCGTGCAGGTCCTGTCCGGCGACGGTGGCAACCTCGTCGCCTACCTGAAGCGGGAGAAGGCCTGACATGAGTGCTGTCGAAGACCGCCTGGCCGAGCTCGGCCTGTCCGTCCCCGAGGTCGTGCCGCCGGTCGCGGCGTACGTCCCCGCGGTGCAGGACGGCCGGCGCATCTACACCTCGGGCCAGCTCCCGATGCAGTCCGGCGCCCTCGTCCAGACCGGCAAGGTCGGCGACGGCCACGGGCTCGTCCCGGCCGAGGACGCGAAGAAGCTCGCCGAGCTGTGCGCCCTCAACGCGATCGCCGCCGTCAAGGCGGTCGTGGGTGACCTCGACAAGGTCGCCCAGGTGGTCAAGGTCGTCGGCTTCGTGGCCTCCGACCCGTCGTTCACCGGCCAGCCCGGCGTCATCAACGGCGCCAGCGAGCTGCTCGGGAAGGCGTTCGGGGACAAGGGCGTCCACGCCCGGTCGGCCGTCGGCGTGGCCGTGCTGCCGCTCGACGCCCCGGTCGAGGTCGAGATCGTCGTCGCGCTCGAGGACGACTGACCTGTCCGACATGGTGACCCGGGAGTTCCCGGTCGCCGAGTCGCCGACGCTGCGCGAGCGCGCGGAACGGTGGCTGGCGGCCGGGGACCCGGTGACGCCCGTCGAGCCCCGCAGCGCCGCGACCGTCATGGTCGTGCGGGACGGGTCGACCTCCGTCGAGGTCTTCATGCTGCGCCGGGTCGCGACGATGGCGTTCGCGCCGCGGATGATGGTCTTCCCCGGCGGCGGAGTCGACCCCCGTGATGCCGCCCCCGACCTGCCGTGGGCCGGCCCGTCGCCCGCGGAATGGGCGGCGCTGATGCAGGTCGAGGAGGGCACCGCCCGCGAGCTGGTCGCGGCGGCGGTGCGCGAGGTCTTCGAGGAGTGCGGCGTCCTGCTGGCCGGCCCGTCGCCCGAGGTCGTCATCGACGACGTGAGTGGCGAGCACTGGCACGCCCAGCGCCAGCGGCTGCTGTCCCGGGAGGCCTCGCTGTCGGAGGTCCTGCGCGAGCACGACCTCGTGCTGCGCTCGGACCTGCTGGGCTACCGCGCCCACTGGGTGACCCCCGAGTTCGAGGCGCGGCGCTACGACACCCGGTTCTTCTCCGCCCTCCTGCCGCAGGGGCAGCGGGCCGACGACCTCACCTCCGAGGCCGACGTCGCCGACTGGGTGCAGCCGGGCGAGCTGGTCGCCGCCTGGCGCGACGGCGCCGCGCTCATGCTGCCGCCCACCGTGGTCGCGGTCGAGGAGGTCGCCGCCGCCGGGTCGGCCGCGGCGTTCGTCGCCGAGCGGCCGCGCATCGCGCGCGTCCAGCCCGAGCTGGTCGACACCGGCGACGGCCTGGTCCTGCGCGCGGAGCTGCCGCGGTGAGCCCGACCCCGCCACCGGCCCCGTCGGCCGCCGTGGGGGACTGGCACGGCGGACGGGTCACCGAGCGGGCGCTCTGCGTGCTCGCGCCCAACCCCAGCCCGATGACCCTCGACGGCACGAACACGTGGGTCCTGCTCGAGCCGGGCGCGACCGAGGCGGTCGTCATCGACCCCGGGCCGCTGCACGAGGAGCACCTGCGCCGAGTCGTCGCCGAGGTCGAGGCGCTCGGCGCCCGGGTGGGCGCGACGATACTGACGCACGGGCACGCCGACCACGCCGAGGGGGCGGAGCGGTTCGCGGAGCTGACGGGGGCGCCCACGCGGGCCGTCGGGCGCGGCCACGACGACCTCGCCGACGGCGACGCGGTCCGGGTCGGTGGCCTCGAGCTGCGGGTGGTGGCCACCCCGGGCCACACGTCCGACTCCCTGTCCTTCGCCCTGCCCGCCGACTCCGCCCTGCTCACCGGCGACACGGTCCTCGGGCGCGGCACCACGGTGGTGGCGCACCCGGACGGCGAGCTCGCGGCATACCTCGACTCGCTCGAGCGCATCGCCGCGCTCACCGGCGGCGGCGCGGTGACCTCGATCCTGCCCGGGCACGGCCCGGTCGTGCCGGACGCGTCGGCGATGGTCGCGTTCTACCGCGTCCACCGGGCCGAGCGGCTCGAGCAGGTGCGCCAGGCGCTCGCCGACGGCGCGGCGCAGGCGCCGGACGTCGTGCAGGCGGTCGTGGAGCGCGTGTATGCCGACGTGCCCCGCGAGGTCTGGCCGGCGGCCGCGCAGAGCGTGGCGGCCCAGCTGGAGTACCTGCGCGCCCGGGCCTGAGCCCGGCGTCGGGTCAGCGGGCGCGGCGCCTGAGCCGCTCGACGTCCATGAGGAGGACGGCGCGGGCCTCGAGCCGCAGCCAGCCGCGGGTGGCGAAGTCGGCCAGCGCCTTGTTGACCGTCTCGCGGGAGGCGCCGACGAGCTGGGCCAGCTCCTCCTGGGTGAGGTCGTGCGCCACGAGGACGCCCTCCTCGACCGGCCGGCCGAAGCGGGCGGACAGGTCGAGCAGCGCCTTGGCGACGCGACCCGGAACGTCGGTGAAGACGAGGTCGGCGAGGTTCTCGTTGGTGCGCCGCAGCCGCTGGGCCAGCGCGGCCAGCAGGACCTTGGCCACGCCGGGGCGACCCTCGAGCAGGCCGTTGAGGTCCTCGTTGCCGAGACCGAGCAGCTGCGTCTCAGCCACCGCCGTGGCGGTCATGGTGCGCGGGCCCGGGTCGAAGAGCGAGAGCTCGCCGAACATCTCGCCGGGGCCCAGGATCGCGACGAGGTTCTCGCGGCCGTCGGCCGAGCGGCGGCCGAGCTTGATCTTTCCCTCGCGGATCACGTAGAGCCGGTCGCCCTGGTCGCCCTCGTGGAACAGCACGTCGCCGCGCTCGAGCCGCGTCTGCGACATCGACCGCATCAGGGTCGACGAGGCCTCGTCGTCGAGGGCTGCGAACAGCGGGGCCTTCTTCACCACGTCGTGATCCACGGGCGACAGTGTGCCACGAGAGGGACTGCGCGCCACGAGAAGCGCGCTGTGGTGGGAACGTTCGCGTCCTCGGGCGTGGCGAGCCGGCCGCTGGACGCGCGCGGTGGGCGTCGTCAGGTGCCTGTCAGGCTTCGCCCGTAGGCTGTCCCGGTGCCAGGACCCCGTGCCCGCGACGTCGCGCAGGAGACCCCGCTCGCCCGGACCCGCCGCGCCCGGCGGATGTACAAGCTGCTCCACGAGCGGTACCCGTACGCCCACTGCGAGCTCGACTTCGAGAACCCGCTCCAGCTCCTCGTCGCCACCGTGCTCTCGGCGCAGACGACCGACGTCATGGTCAACAAGGTGACGCCGACCCTCTTCGCCCGCTACCCCGACGCGGCCGCGCTCGCCGCTGCCGACCGCGAGGAGCTCGAGACGCTGCTCAAGCCGACCGGCTTCTTCCGGGCCAAGACGAACTCCGTGATGCGGCTCGCCGCCGACCTCGTCGAGCGCTTCGACGGCGAGGTCCCGCCGCGGATGAAGGACCTCGTCACCCTCCCCGGCGTCGGGCGCAAGACCGCGAACGTCGTGCTGGGCAACGCGTTCGGCATCCCGGGCATCACCGTCGACACCCACTTCGGCCGGCTCGTCCGCCGCTTCGGCTGGACCGCCGAGGAGGACCCGGTCAAGGTCGAGCAGGTCGTCGGCGAGCTCATCCCCCGCAAGGAGTGGACGATGCTCAGCCACGTCCTGATCTTCCACGGCCGCCGCACCTGCCACGCCAAGAAGCCCGCCTGCGGCGCGTGTCCCATCGCCTCCCTCTGCCCGTCGTACGGCATCGGAGAGGTCGACCCGGTCAAGGCGGAGAAGCTGCTCAAGTTCGAGCTCGCGCCGGGGGCCGCCAACCCGTATGCCGCCGACCTGCCGGGGGTGCCGTCACCCGACGCCCCTGTGGGTGCCGCGGCGGGCGGCGCCGTCGACGGCATACCGGGCGTCGTCCCGGACGTTGTGCAGGCATGACCCGACCCGCCTGGATCGACCGCGCGCGTGACGCCATCGCCACGGCGGACTCCGGCTACTTCGAACGCTTCTCGCCACCCGAGGAGGGCGGCCGGCAGTCGAGCGTGCTCATCCTCTTCGGCCCGCACGACGGCGGCGGCGAGGACGTCGTCCTCACCCAGCGCGCCCACACGCTGCGCAGCCAGCCGGGCGACGTCTCCTTCCCCGGCGGCAAGCGCGAGCCCTCCGACGCGACTCCGGCGGATGCCGCCCTGCGCGAGACGCACGAGGAGGTCGGCATCGACCCGGGCACGGTCGACGTGGTGGCCGAGCTGCCCGACATCTACCTGTCGCCGCGGCAGTTCGTCGTGACCCCGGTGCTCGGCTGGTGGCGCGAACCAGGACCGGTCGACGCCGTCGACCCCCGCGAGGTGCACCGGGCCGTGCGGGCGCCGTTGGCGCACCTGCTCGACCCGGCCGCCCGGTTCACGGTGACGCACCCCAGCGGCTACCGGGGCCCGGGGTTCGAGTTCGACGGCCTGTTCATCTGGGGGTTCACGGCCGGGTTGCTCTCCGCCGTGCTCGATTTCGGTGGGCTGACCGTTCCGTGGGACCGTGACGTTGAGCGACCGCTGCCTGACAGCTACCGTCCGGGGGGTCGACGAGACGCCCTGACCCAGACTGCGACGGAAGGCCGGAGCTAGATGTTCCTCGGACTGACCGTCCTGGACTACGTCCTGATCCTGCTGTTCGCCAGCTACGCCGTCACCGGGTACCGCCAGGGCCTCGTCGTCAGCGTGCTGTCCCTGGCGGGGTTCCTCGCCGGGGGTGCGCTGGCCATGTGGCTGCTGCCGCTCGCGGTCAACCAGTGGGCGGCGCTCGATGCCTCGCCCCTGCTGCGGTCGGTCGTGCTCATCGCCGGGGTGTTCATCCTCGCGTCCGTGGGCCAGGCCGCCTTCGTGGCGGTCGGCGGCCGGCTGCGCCGCGCAGTGCGCATCCGCCCCGCGCGCGCGGTCGACTCCGGCTTGGGCGCCGTCGTGGTCGTGCTCTCCGCCGCGGTGCTGGTGTGGTTCATCGCGGGCGCGCTGCGCGGGGGTGCCCCGGCGCCGATCGCCAAGGCCATCGGTGAGTCCCGGGTGCTGGCCACGATCGACCGCGTCGTGCCACCGCAGACCTCACGGCTGTTCGCCGGGTTCCGCGA is a window from the Phycicoccus sp. M110.8 genome containing:
- a CDS encoding alpha/beta hydrolase family protein is translated as MARDPIEVLDERAAPPARTTAYGEHPDQVYDVRLPAHATRGLTVVVVHGGFWRAEYDRAHASRQAQAFADAGYPVAVVEYRRPGVPGGGWPGTAEDVRDALAAIRSDPQVGRSPIVMVGHSAGGQLVAWAAAQPWAHGLRGVVSLAGVLDLAHGQATDVGGDAIQAFLGGTPEQVPEAYAAADPVRLGPNVPALVVHARDDDVVPFELSERYAAAHHGPSVRLRPVADGGHYGLIDPEHPAFGQVLAAVDLLAS
- a CDS encoding RidA family protein: MSAVEDRLAELGLSVPEVVPPVAAYVPAVQDGRRIYTSGQLPMQSGALVQTGKVGDGHGLVPAEDAKKLAELCALNAIAAVKAVVGDLDKVAQVVKVVGFVASDPSFTGQPGVINGASELLGKAFGDKGVHARSAVGVAVLPLDAPVEVEIVVALEDD
- a CDS encoding CoA pyrophosphatase, which gives rise to MTRPAWIDRARDAIATADSGYFERFSPPEEGGRQSSVLILFGPHDGGGEDVVLTQRAHTLRSQPGDVSFPGGKREPSDATPADAALRETHEEVGIDPGTVDVVAELPDIYLSPRQFVVTPVLGWWREPGPVDAVDPREVHRAVRAPLAHLLDPAARFTVTHPSGYRGPGFEFDGLFIWGFTAGLLSAVLDFGGLTVPWDRDVERPLPDSYRPGGRRDALTQTATEGRS
- a CDS encoding Crp/Fnr family transcriptional regulator, which produces MDHDVVKKAPLFAALDDEASSTLMRSMSQTRLERGDVLFHEGDQGDRLYVIREGKIKLGRRSADGRENLVAILGPGEMFGELSLFDPGPRTMTATAVAETQLLGLGNEDLNGLLEGRPGVAKVLLAALAQRLRRTNENLADLVFTDVPGRVAKALLDLSARFGRPVEEGVLVAHDLTQEELAQLVGASRETVNKALADFATRGWLRLEARAVLLMDVERLRRRAR
- the nth gene encoding endonuclease III — its product is MYKLLHERYPYAHCELDFENPLQLLVATVLSAQTTDVMVNKVTPTLFARYPDAAALAAADREELETLLKPTGFFRAKTNSVMRLAADLVERFDGEVPPRMKDLVTLPGVGRKTANVVLGNAFGIPGITVDTHFGRLVRRFGWTAEEDPVKVEQVVGELIPRKEWTMLSHVLIFHGRRTCHAKKPACGACPIASLCPSYGIGEVDPVKAEKLLKFELAPGAANPYAADLPGVPSPDAPVGAAAGGAVDGIPGVVPDVVQA
- a CDS encoding NUDIX domain-containing protein, with amino-acid sequence MVTREFPVAESPTLRERAERWLAAGDPVTPVEPRSAATVMVVRDGSTSVEVFMLRRVATMAFAPRMMVFPGGGVDPRDAAPDLPWAGPSPAEWAALMQVEEGTARELVAAAVREVFEECGVLLAGPSPEVVIDDVSGEHWHAQRQRLLSREASLSEVLREHDLVLRSDLLGYRAHWVTPEFEARRYDTRFFSALLPQGQRADDLTSEADVADWVQPGELVAAWRDGAALMLPPTVVAVEEVAAAGSAAAFVAERPRIARVQPELVDTGDGLVLRAELPR
- a CDS encoding WhiB family transcriptional regulator, whose translation is MTIAPEQDMRQRPHGSAWVDDWAPLGACSTSDPDALFVQGAAQQTAKVVCQRCPVIAECLADALDNRTEFGVWGGMTERERRALLKRRPNITSWAALFAQHRSAQIETA
- a CDS encoding MBL fold metallo-hydrolase; this encodes MSPTPPPAPSAAVGDWHGGRVTERALCVLAPNPSPMTLDGTNTWVLLEPGATEAVVIDPGPLHEEHLRRVVAEVEALGARVGATILTHGHADHAEGAERFAELTGAPTRAVGRGHDDLADGDAVRVGGLELRVVATPGHTSDSLSFALPADSALLTGDTVLGRGTTVVAHPDGELAAYLDSLERIAALTGGGAVTSILPGHGPVVPDASAMVAFYRVHRAERLEQVRQALADGAAQAPDVVQAVVERVYADVPREVWPAAAQSVAAQLEYLRARA
- a CDS encoding ArsA-related P-loop ATPase, producing MAHPDLSHVRLHVVTGKGGTGKTTVASAVAVALARQGRRVLIAEVEGRQGISQTFDVPPLGHTETRILHDRSGGEVWGLSVDPKESLLEYLQKFYKAGRAGSVLEKFGAIDFATTIAPGVRDVLLIGKVYEAAGRRAGGRDTRSGRPHGELAYDAVVLDAPPTGRVVRFLNVNAEVADVARVGPIRSQADSITRMVRSHTTAVHVVTLLEEMPVQETVDALAELRSAQLPLGAIVVNQVREPLLSEPTLRAIGRSRPTTGVASDLKAAGVAVTNGMAAALVTEAREYRDRLDLEERLAEVVREQGRLVARLPYLPEGVESGGIALLAGAAAEQGLV
- a CDS encoding ArsA family ATPase is translated as MAGTGARGAANGFDVASLVRDPATRIVVCCGAGGVGKTTTAAALGLWAAEQGRKVVVLTIDPARRLAQSLGLTELDNTPRPVSGVDTSMGGSLDAMMLDMKRTFDEVVEQHATPEKAAQILANPFYQAVSSSFAGTQEYMAMEKLGQLRAQADRDGRWDLVIVDTPPSRSALDFLDAPKRLGSFLDGRFIRLISTPAKASGRAGLKVFSMGVGMVTSTMSKLLGGQLLQDVQTFVAALDTMFGGFRERADQTYALLKRPETAFLVVAAPERDALREASFFAGRLDEEGMPLAGLVVNRIQRVAAAISAPQARAALDQLTTLEPRSASAEVTQDLLRLHADLAETAERQERLVRRFTAGHPGIPVVEVPASGGDIHDLDGLRTMGSALTAR